A region of Vigna radiata var. radiata cultivar VC1973A chromosome 10, Vradiata_ver6, whole genome shotgun sequence DNA encodes the following proteins:
- the LOC106774447 gene encoding seipin-2 isoform X1 → MDRPSSIDHDGDVFVDAFQHFPAEGSPEPSDSASRLPDPPPEPKSYYPAATIRRRSVSRGFADTQSSGSSLESDLVNVNWRSFQHRRRHRNLKKDEHTEKPDLDDPQQVNASTEENNEGSTVTSAANDDAAVDSVDSAPRQGDSSSSFLDLPAGLAINLLGFQIKLMFMFITYPLLFVFYSCMFFMDPLGTTKRGKVFLVGILNRGWCGLFRCIRPYVSRWFKENESVWSVALRWGWGVLCSVYVGCVLFGLLVSSFVFSMLLMKYLVEKPIQIREALNFDYSKHSPVAYVPIMSCAGVIGGIGSEDKDDDRKWVGERFIPSKHKVQVTVELRVPESGYNRNLGIFQIRVDFLLPNGKAITSSSQPCMLRFRSQLIRLITTLLKIVPLVTGYTSETQTLNVKMRGFEEGDLPTSCLKVTLEQRAEYQPGAGIPEIYDASLIVESELPLFKRLLWLWKMSIFIWIAMMAFFTELLFALVCCTPIIIPKTRQRLDSARRPATLNRPQALD, encoded by the exons ATGGACCGGCCAAGTTCGATCGATCACGACGGCGACGTTTTCGTAGATGCGTTTCAACATTTTCCCGCCGAGGGCTCGCCGGAGCCTTCCGATTCGGCTTCCAGGCTTCCGGATCCTCCACCCGAACCTAAGTCGTACTATCCGGCTGCCACAATCCGGCGCCGGTCAGTTAGTCGCGGTTTTGCGGATACTCAATCGTCAGGATCTAGCTTGGAGAGCGATTTAGTGAATGTCAATTGGAGGAGTTTCCAACACCGCAGGAGGCATCGAAATCTCAAGAAAGACGAGCATACGGAGAAACCCGATTTGGATGACCCGCAACAGGTTAATGCCTCGACGGAGGAGAACAACGAGGGCTCCACCGTAACTTCAGCTGCGAACGATGATGCAGCTGTCGACTCCGTTGACTCGGCGCCGCGACAAGGTGACTCGTCTTCGAGTTTCCTCGACCTCCCCGCGGGGTTGGCGATTAACTTATTAGGGTTTCAGATTAAGTTAATGTTCATGTTCATAACTTACCCGCTGTTGTTCGTGTTTTATTCATGCATGTTTTTCATGGATCCTTTGGGGACAACGAAGAGGGGCAAGGTTTTCCTTGTAGGGATTTTGAACAGAGGGTGGTGTGGTTTGTTTCGGTGCATTAGGCCTTATGTCAGTAGATGGTTCAAGGAGAACGAATCGGTTTGGAGCGTGGCTTTGCGGTGGGGGTGGGGGGTTTTGTGCTCAGTCTATGTTGGTTGCGTTTTGTTTGGTCTTCTGGTTTCGTCGTTTGTGTTTAGTATGTTATTGATGAAGTATTTGGTGGAGAAGCCGATTCAGATTAGAGAGGCTTTGAACTTTGATTATAGCAAGCATAGTCCTGTCGCGTATGTGCCTATAATGTCGTGTGCTGGTGTTATTGGTGGTATAGGTTCAGAGGATAAGGATGATGATCGGAAGTGGGTGGGTGAACGGTTTATACCTTCTAAGCACAAGGTGCAAGTCACTGTTGAGTTAAGAGTGCCAGAGTCAGGATACAACAGAAACCTTGGGATCTTTCAG ATCAGGGTAGATTTCCTATTGCCTAATGGTAAAGCTATTACAAGCTCAAGTCAACCTTGTATGTTAAGATTCAGAAGTCAGCTTATCCGCCTAATCACTACTCTCCTAAAGATTGTTCCTCTTGTTACTGGCTATACATCCGAAACTCAGACTCTGAATGTGAAGATGAGAGGTTTCGAAGAAGGAGATCTACCTACTTCGTGCTTGAAAGTGACCCTTGAGCAACGAGCAGAATATCAACCAGGTGCAGGCATTCCTGAAATATATGATGCATCTCTGATTGTTGAATCGGAACTTCCATTGTTCAAGAGGCTTCTTTGGCTTTGGAAGATGAGCATTTTTATATGGATCGCGATGATGGCATTCTTC